Genomic segment of Streptosporangium sp. NBC_01755:
GCAGGCACCGGAGATCACGTAGACGACCGTCTTGACCCGCCTGATCGGGACACCCGAGAGTTCCGCGGCCCGCTCGTTGCCGCCCGCGGCGTACAACCACCGCCCGAACGGTGTCCTGGTGAGCACCAGCATGACGACGACGGCCAGAGCGATCATGATCCAGATCGACGTCGGGAGGCCGAGCGGGCGTTCGTCGCCGAGGAGGCCGAAGCCGGTGTTGCCGAGTTCGGGGCTGCCGTCCAGATCGGTGTAGGTCGAGCCGCCGGAGATCAGCAATGCGAGCCCTCGCGCCACGTACAGCATGCCGAGTGTCGCGATGAACGGCGCCACCTCGAAGCGGGTGACGAGGACGCCGTTCACCAGGCCGACGAGCATGCCGACGGCGACGCAGAGCACGATCACGCCCCACACCGGCGGGTAGGCGATCACGTCGACGAACCGGAGGTCGAGACCTTCGAGCAACTCGCCGGCGACGACCCCGGAGAGCCCGGCGACCGAGCCGACCGACAGGTCGATGCCTCCCTTGAGGATGACCAGCAGCATGCCGAGCGCGATCACCCCGTTGACCGCGATGTGCCCGGCCATCGTGATGAGGTTCGGCACCGTGAGGAACGAATCCGACAGCAGGCCGAGAACCGCGATCAGGGCCGCGAGCGCGATGAGCGCCCGCAGCTCGAACAGGCCGGCCAGCAGGGACAGGCGGCGCGCCTGGGCCACCGTCCTCTCCGGCGGGGGGCGGTCCGGCGGCGCCGGTGCGGAGGTTGTTCCCCGAGGTGTCAATTCGCACCGTCCTCGGCGTGGCCGATGGTGGTGCCGTCCAGCACGCTCATCAGTTCCTCCCGGGTTATCGCGCCACGCCGGAAGTCGCCGGTGACGACCCCGCGGGCGAGCACCAGCAGCCGGTCGGGGATGTGCAGCGCTTCCTCGGCGTCCGACGTGGTGAAGAGAATGGCCAGGCCGCGTCGTGCCCGTGCCGCCATGAGCTCGAAGATGTCGGCCTGGGCGCCGATGTCGACGCCGCGCGAGGGCTCGTCCAGCAGCAGTACCCGAGGGTCGGTCAGCAGTGCCCTGCCGATGACCACCTTCTGCTGGTCGCCGCCGCTCAACGACTCGATGGGCGCTCCGGCATCGTTGGTCCCGATGGAGATGTCGGAGATCATCCGGTCGACGGCGTCCAGTTCGAGCTCCCGGGAGACGAACAGTCGCCGGACGAACCTGCCCAGTCCGGCCAGGGAGAGGTTCTCCCCGACCGACATCGTCTGGACGAGGCCGTCGCGCCGACGGTCCCGGGGGACCAGGACCAGGCCCCGGTCGATGCGTTCGCGGATGCTCGCACTCTCCAACG
This window contains:
- a CDS encoding ABC transporter permease, with the protein product MAQARRLSLLAGLFELRALIALAALIAVLGLLSDSFLTVPNLITMAGHIAVNGVIALGMLLVILKGGIDLSVGSVAGLSGVVAGELLEGLDLRFVDVIAYPPVWGVIVLCVAVGMLVGLVNGVLVTRFEVAPFIATLGMLYVARGLALLISGGSTYTDLDGSPELGNTGFGLLGDERPLGLPTSIWIMIALAVVVMLVLTRTPFGRWLYAAGGNERAAELSGVPIRRVKTVVYVISGACAALAGLIIASGLTVAVPQAGETYELNAIAAVILGGAALSGGRGTVPGTLVGAVVIGLLAYGLTILYVSVFWQILIKGAVVILVVMLDQGRQRLRRHRAAVSAMVADVRAG